A genome region from Euphorbia lathyris chromosome 4, ddEupLath1.1, whole genome shotgun sequence includes the following:
- the LOC136225611 gene encoding mitochondrial phosphate carrier protein 1, mitochondrial-like, with the protein MREGLRRSLVEDLSPSTYYGICALGGTLSAGTTHLFITPLDVLKVNMQVNPAKYNGISSGFCTLWKEQGPSFLWRGWSGKLFGYGVQGGCKFGLYEYFKRLYSDVLVDQNKTHIYFLSSASAQVFADIALCPFEAVKVRVQTQPQYAKGLADGFPKLYKAEGISGFYRGILPLWGRNLPFSMIMFSTFEHSSDTIYRNVLQRSKQDCSRVQQLGVTCMAGYMAGAVGTVISNPADNIVASLYNNKAQTVLQAIKQIGLANLLTRSLPIRITIVGPVVTLQWFFYDTIKLLSGLPTSGGVVHERSVMEL; encoded by the exons ATGAGAGAAGGGCTTCGAAGGAGCCTGGTGGAAGATTTGTCCCCTTCAACCTATTATGGAATTTGCGCTCTCGGAGGAACTCTCAGTGCTGGGACTACGCATCTCTTCATTACTCCTCTTGATGTCCTCAAAGTCAATATGCAG GTGAATCCAGCAAAGTATAACGGTATTTCGTCGGGATTCTGTACACTCTGGAAAGAACAAGGCCCTTCTTTTCTATGGAGAGGTTGGTCTGGAAAGTTGTTTGGGTATGGTGTTCAAGGTGGCTGCAAATTTGGCCTTTATGAATATTTCAAGAGGCTTTACTCAGATGTCTTGGTAGATCAGAATAAGACTCACATATACTTCCTCAGCAGTGCATCTGCACAAGTATTTGCAGACATAGCACTCTGTCCATTTGAAGCAGTTAAAGTCCGAGTCCAGACGCAGCCCCAATATGCAAAGGGATTGGCTGATGGGTTTCCAAAACTATATAAAGCTGAAGGAATTAGTGG CTTTTATCGAGGAATTTTGCCACTTTGGGGCCGCAATCTTCCAT TTTCTATGATAATGTTTTCAACATTTGAGCATTCAAGTGACACAATATATCGAAATGTTCTTCAGAGGAGCAAGCAAGATTGCTCTAGAGTTCAACAGCTTGGTGTGACATGTATGGCAGGCTATATGGCTGGAGCTGTTGGTACTGTAATTTCTAATCCTGCTGACAATATTGTTGCCTCTCTTTACAACAACAAGGCTCAAACCGTGCTTCAG GCTATCAAACAAATTGGACTAGCTAATCTTTTGACGAGAAGTCTTCCTATTCGGATCACAATTGTCGGACCAGTCGTTACTTTGCAATGGTTCTTCTACGACACCATCAAACTACTAAGTGGCCT gCCTACAAGTGGAGGAGTTGTACATGAGAGAAGTGTTATGGAGCTTTGA